In a genomic window of Mycolicibacillus parakoreensis:
- a CDS encoding pyridoxal phosphate-dependent aminotransferase, with protein MTVSRLRPYTATTIFAEVSALATRVGAVNLGQGFPDEDGPAAMLAAARDAIAAGVNQYPPGMGTLALREAVAAQRRRHYGIDYDPQTEILVTVGATEAIAAALIGLVEPGTDVLVIEPFYDSYSPAIAMAGARRVAVPLVADGTGFALDLDALRAALTPATRALIVNSPHNPTGAVFTETELAGLAQLAVETDLLVITDEVYEHLVFDGRRHRPLAGFPGMARRTVSISSAAKMFSCTGWKIGWACGPAELLAGVRAAKQYLSYAAGAPFQPAVALALDTEDDWVAEQRRVHRRRRDRLAAGLAQIGFAVHDSVGTYFLCADPRPLGVDDGAAFCAELPERVGVAAIPMSAFCDPDAPQFHRWRHLVRFTFCKRDDTIAEGLRRLAALRD; from the coding sequence ATGACGGTCTCGCGCCTGCGGCCCTACACCGCCACCACCATTTTCGCCGAGGTGTCGGCGCTGGCGACCCGCGTCGGCGCGGTCAACCTGGGCCAGGGCTTTCCCGACGAGGACGGGCCGGCGGCGATGCTGGCCGCGGCCCGCGACGCGATCGCCGCCGGGGTCAACCAGTATCCGCCGGGCATGGGCACCCTCGCGTTGCGCGAGGCGGTCGCCGCCCAGCGCCGCCGCCACTACGGCATCGACTACGACCCGCAGACCGAGATCCTGGTGACCGTGGGGGCGACCGAGGCCATCGCGGCCGCGCTGATCGGTCTGGTCGAACCCGGCACCGACGTGCTGGTCATCGAGCCGTTCTACGACTCCTACTCCCCGGCGATCGCGATGGCCGGGGCACGCCGGGTGGCGGTGCCGCTGGTGGCCGACGGCACCGGGTTCGCCCTCGATCTCGACGCGCTGCGCGCCGCGCTCACCCCGGCGACGCGGGCGCTGATCGTCAACTCCCCCCACAACCCGACCGGGGCGGTGTTCACCGAGACCGAACTGGCCGGGCTGGCGCAGCTGGCCGTCGAGACCGACCTGCTGGTGATCACCGACGAGGTCTATGAGCACCTGGTCTTCGACGGCCGCCGGCACCGGCCGCTGGCCGGCTTCCCGGGGATGGCGCGGCGCACCGTCAGCATCTCCAGCGCGGCGAAGATGTTCAGCTGCACCGGCTGGAAGATCGGCTGGGCGTGCGGCCCGGCGGAGCTGCTGGCCGGGGTGCGCGCCGCCAAACAGTATCTGAGCTACGCCGCGGGGGCACCGTTCCAACCGGCGGTGGCGTTGGCGCTGGACACCGAGGACGACTGGGTGGCCGAGCAACGGCGGGTGCACCGACGCCGCCGCGACCGGTTGGCCGCCGGACTGGCGCAGATCGGCTTCGCGGTGCACGACAGCGTCGGCACCTATTTCCTGTGCGCCGATCCGCGCCCGCTCGGCGTCGACGACGGCGCCGCGTTCTGCGCCGAACTCCCGGAACGGGTGGGGGTGGCGGCGATCCCGATGTCGGCGTTCTGCGATCCGGACGCTCCGCAGTTCCACCGGTGGCGCCACCTGGTCCGGTTCACGTTCTGCAAACGCGACG
- a CDS encoding acetyl-CoA C-acetyltransferase encodes MSDEAFIYEAIRTPRGKQRNGSLTEVKPLNLVVGLVRELRNRFPDLDETLISDVILGVVSPVGDQGGDIARTAVLAADLPDTTGGVQLNRFCASGLEAINTAAQKVRSGWDDLVLAGGVESMSRVPMGSDGGAWALDPETNYSVGFVPQGIGADLIATIEGFSREDVDAYALRSQQKAAAAWSGGYFAKSVVPVRDQNGLVVLDHDEHMRPDSTLEGLGKLKTAFDGVGEMGGFDAVALQKYHYVEKINHVHTGGNSSGIVDGAALVLVGSEKAGASQGLTPRARIVATATSGADPVIMLTGPTPATRKVLDRAGLTVDDIDLFELNEAFASVVLKFQQDLGIPDEKLNVNGGAIAMGHPLGATGAMITGTMVDELERRGARRALITLCVGGGMGVATIIERV; translated from the coding sequence ATGTCCGACGAAGCCTTCATCTACGAGGCCATCCGAACCCCGCGCGGCAAGCAGCGAAACGGCTCGCTGACCGAGGTGAAACCGCTCAACCTGGTGGTCGGGCTGGTGCGCGAGCTGCGCAACCGGTTCCCCGACCTCGACGAGACCCTGATCAGCGACGTCATCCTCGGGGTGGTCTCCCCGGTGGGCGACCAGGGCGGCGACATCGCGCGCACCGCGGTGCTCGCGGCCGATCTGCCCGACACCACCGGCGGGGTGCAGCTCAACCGGTTCTGCGCCTCCGGGCTCGAGGCGATCAACACCGCCGCGCAGAAGGTCCGCTCCGGCTGGGACGACCTGGTGCTCGCCGGGGGCGTGGAGTCGATGAGCCGGGTGCCGATGGGCTCCGACGGCGGCGCCTGGGCGCTGGACCCGGAGACCAACTACAGCGTCGGGTTCGTGCCGCAGGGCATCGGCGCGGACCTGATCGCCACCATCGAGGGCTTCTCCCGCGAGGACGTCGACGCCTACGCGCTGCGCAGCCAGCAGAAGGCGGCCGCGGCGTGGTCGGGCGGGTACTTCGCCAAGTCGGTGGTGCCGGTGCGTGACCAGAACGGCCTGGTCGTCCTCGACCACGACGAGCACATGCGCCCGGACTCCACGCTCGAGGGACTGGGCAAGCTCAAGACCGCCTTCGACGGCGTCGGCGAGATGGGTGGTTTCGACGCGGTGGCGCTGCAGAAGTACCACTACGTGGAGAAGATCAACCACGTCCACACCGGCGGGAACAGCTCGGGCATCGTCGACGGTGCCGCGCTGGTGCTGGTCGGCAGCGAGAAGGCCGGCGCCTCGCAGGGGTTGACCCCGCGGGCGCGGATCGTGGCCACCGCCACCAGCGGCGCGGACCCGGTCATCATGCTCACCGGGCCCACGCCGGCCACCCGCAAGGTGCTCGACCGGGCCGGGCTGACCGTCGACGACATCGACCTGTTCGAGCTCAACGAGGCCTTCGCCTCGGTGGTGCTGAAGTTCCAGCAGGACCTGGGCATCCCCGACGAGAAACTCAACGTCAACGGCGGCGCCATCGCGATGGGCCACCCGCTGGGCGCCACCGGCGCCATGATCACCGGAACCATGGTCGACGAACTGGAGCGCCGGGGTGCCCGCCGCGCGCTGATCACGTTGTGCGTCGGCGGCGGCATGGGCGTGGCCACCATCATCGAGCGAGTCTGA
- a CDS encoding 3-hydroxyacyl-CoA dehydrogenase NAD-binding domain-containing protein, protein MAENTIQWDKDADGIVTLTLDDPTGSANVMNEHYTESMDKAVDRLVAEKDSITGVVITSAKKTFFAGGDLKAMIQVGPENAQQSFDQVEHIKKTLRTLETFGKPVVAAINGAALGGGLEIALACHHRIAADVKGSQLGLPEVTLGLLPGGGGVTRTVRMFGIQKAFMEVLSQGTRFKPAKAEEIGLVDELVGTVEELLPAAKAWIKANPEAHTQPWDAKGYKMPGGTPSSPGLAQILPSFPALLKKQLKGSPMPAPRAILDAAVEGAAVDFDAASRIESRYFTSLVTGQVAKNMIQAFFLDLQTINNGGSRPDGIEQTPITKVGVLGAGMMGAGIAYVSAKAGYEVVLKDVSLEAAQKGKGYSEKLEAKALSRGKTTEEKSAALLDKITPTADAADLAGVDFVIEAVFESQDLKHQVFQEIEDVVEPNAVLGSNTSTLPITGLATGVKRQEDFIGIHFFSPVDKMPLVEIIKGEKTSDETLARVFDYVLAIRKTPIVVNDSRGFYTSRVIGTFINEALAMLGEGVEPASIEQAGNQAGYPAPPLQLSDELNLELMHKIAVATREGVEAAGGTYEKQMNEIVVEKMIEIGRPSRLKGAGFYEYADGKRVGLWPGLREVFNSGSTEIPLQDMIDRMLFAEVLETQKCLDEGVLTSTADANIGAIMGIGFPPWTGGTAQYIVGYPGGKAGFVARAKELAARYGDQFTLPSSLL, encoded by the coding sequence ATGGCAGAGAACACCATTCAGTGGGACAAGGATGCCGACGGCATCGTCACCCTGACGTTGGACGACCCGACCGGCTCGGCCAACGTCATGAACGAGCACTACACCGAGTCGATGGACAAGGCCGTGGACCGTCTTGTCGCCGAGAAGGATTCGATCACCGGTGTGGTGATCACCAGCGCCAAGAAGACCTTCTTCGCCGGTGGTGACCTCAAGGCGATGATCCAGGTCGGCCCGGAGAACGCCCAGCAGTCGTTCGACCAGGTCGAGCACATCAAGAAGACGCTGCGCACGCTGGAGACCTTCGGCAAGCCGGTGGTCGCGGCGATCAACGGCGCCGCGCTCGGCGGGGGACTGGAGATCGCGTTGGCCTGTCATCACCGCATCGCCGCCGACGTCAAGGGCAGCCAGCTCGGGCTGCCCGAGGTGACCCTCGGCCTGCTGCCCGGCGGCGGTGGGGTCACCCGCACCGTGCGCATGTTCGGGATCCAGAAGGCCTTCATGGAGGTGCTCAGCCAGGGCACCCGGTTCAAGCCGGCCAAGGCCGAGGAGATCGGCCTGGTCGACGAGCTGGTGGGCACCGTCGAGGAGCTGCTGCCCGCCGCCAAGGCGTGGATCAAGGCCAACCCGGAGGCCCACACCCAGCCGTGGGACGCCAAGGGCTACAAGATGCCCGGCGGCACCCCGAGTTCGCCGGGGCTGGCGCAGATCCTGCCGTCGTTCCCGGCGCTGCTGAAAAAGCAGCTCAAGGGCTCCCCGATGCCCGCGCCGCGGGCCATCCTCGACGCCGCGGTCGAGGGGGCGGCGGTCGACTTCGATGCCGCCAGCCGCATCGAGAGCCGCTACTTCACCTCGCTGGTCACCGGCCAGGTCGCCAAGAACATGATCCAGGCGTTCTTCTTGGACCTGCAGACCATCAACAACGGGGGCAGCCGTCCCGACGGCATCGAGCAGACCCCGATCACCAAGGTCGGGGTGCTCGGCGCCGGCATGATGGGCGCCGGGATCGCCTACGTGTCGGCCAAGGCCGGCTACGAGGTGGTTCTCAAGGACGTGTCGCTGGAGGCCGCCCAGAAGGGCAAGGGCTATTCGGAGAAGCTGGAGGCCAAGGCGCTCTCGCGCGGCAAGACCACCGAGGAGAAATCCGCGGCGCTGCTGGACAAGATCACCCCGACCGCCGACGCCGCCGACCTGGCCGGTGTGGACTTCGTGATCGAGGCCGTCTTCGAAAGCCAGGACCTCAAACACCAGGTCTTCCAAGAGATCGAGGACGTCGTCGAACCCAACGCGGTGCTCGGGTCGAACACCTCCACGCTGCCGATCACCGGTCTGGCGACCGGGGTGAAGCGCCAGGAGGACTTCATCGGGATTCACTTCTTCTCCCCGGTCGACAAGATGCCGCTGGTGGAGATCATCAAGGGGGAGAAGACCTCCGATGAGACCCTCGCGCGGGTCTTCGACTACGTGCTCGCGATCCGCAAGACCCCGATCGTGGTCAACGACTCCCGCGGCTTCTACACCTCCCGGGTGATCGGCACCTTCATCAACGAGGCGCTGGCGATGCTCGGCGAGGGTGTGGAACCGGCCAGCATCGAGCAGGCGGGCAACCAGGCCGGCTACCCGGCGCCGCCGTTGCAGCTCTCCGACGAGCTCAACCTGGAGCTGATGCACAAGATCGCGGTGGCGACCCGTGAAGGCGTCGAGGCCGCCGGGGGCACCTACGAGAAGCAGATGAACGAGATCGTCGTGGAGAAGATGATCGAGATCGGGCGACCCTCCCGACTCAAGGGCGCCGGCTTCTACGAGTACGCCGACGGCAAGCGGGTCGGCCTGTGGCCCGGCCTGCGGGAGGTGTTCAACAGCGGGTCCACCGAGATCCCGCTGCAGGACATGATCGACCGGATGCTGTTCGCCGAGGTGCTCGAGACCCAGAAGTGCCTCGACGAGGGGGTGCTGACGTCGACCGCCGACGCCAACATCGGCGCGATCATGGGCATCGGGTTCCCACCGTGGACCGGCGGCACCGCCCAGTACATCGTCGGCTACCCCGGGGGCAAAGCCGGCTTCGTCGCGCGCGCCAAGGAACTGGCGGCCCGCTACGGCGACCAGTTCACCCTGCCGAGCTCGCTGCTGTAA
- a CDS encoding MmpS family transport accessory protein: MRVLKRTWMPLVIVVVVVVTGFTVHRIRGFFGIEGAGGVSSPAFEDTEPFNPKVVTYEIFGPAGARVDINYLDLDAQPQREDGAVLPWSLTLESTNPAVSPNIVAQGEPNTLGCRIIVDDELKDERVVDGVHAQTFCLVKSA; encoded by the coding sequence TTGAGGGTGCTCAAACGCACTTGGATGCCGCTGGTCATCGTGGTCGTCGTCGTTGTCACCGGGTTCACCGTGCACCGCATCCGGGGGTTCTTCGGCATCGAGGGCGCCGGCGGCGTCTCCAGCCCGGCGTTTGAGGACACCGAACCGTTCAACCCGAAGGTCGTCACCTACGAGATCTTCGGTCCGGCCGGTGCCAGAGTCGACATCAACTACCTCGATCTCGACGCCCAACCCCAGCGTGAGGACGGGGCGGTGCTGCCGTGGTCGCTGACCCTGGAGTCGACCAACCCGGCGGTCAGTCCCAACATCGTGGCCCAAGGCGAGCCCAATACCCTGGGTTGCCGGATCATCGTCGACGACGAGCTCAAGGATGAGAGAGTCGTCGACGGCGTGCACGCCCAAACCTTCTGCCTGGTGAAATCCGCATGA
- a CDS encoding MMPL/RND family transporter: MSNTHSAAVERQPSPKRDRIPLWIRRLAAPILLAWVAGIVVLNVVVPQLEVVGEMRTVSMSPDNAPSMVAMKRIGAVFEEFQSNSSVMIVLEGDRPLGDQDHEFYDRMVANLREDTDHVEHVQDFWGDPLTASGSQSSDNLAAYVQVYLRGNQGESLANESVRAAQDIVADTGDKPEGLDVYVTGPAALSADQHIAGDRSMQMITAVTFLVITIMLLLVYRSLVTTVIVLATVALTLSAARGVVAFLGYHEIIGLSTFATNLLVTLAIAASTDYAIFLIGRYQEARTRGMERVTAFYDMYHGSGHVILGSGLTIAGATFCLHFTNLPYFRSLGIPLAIGMVTVVAAALTMGAAVVAIASRFRLLEPKRAMRVRGWRKVGAAITRWPGPILVATIGLSLIGLLTLPGYRTSYNDRQYLPDDLPANVGYAAADRHFPQARMNPELLMIETDHDMRNPSDFLVINKIAKAIFQVEGIGRVQAITRPLGTPIEHTSIPFQISMNGVTQQMNQTYQQDMMADMLKQADDIQTTIDTMEEMQSITTSMADTTHSMVTKMHSMVHDIEGMRDALADFDDFFRPIRNYFYWEPHCFDIPVCHALRSIFDALDGVDLMTEDFTDILPDMDRLDELMPQMVALMPRMISTMKNMKTYMLTMYQTQKGLQDQMNAMQENSTAMGKAFDESKNDDSFYLPPEAFDNPDFERGMKMFLSPDGHAVRFIISHEGDPMSPEGIKHIEPIKTAAKEAIKGTPLEGSTIYLAGTAATFKDMSEGSAIDLMIAGLASLALIFIIMLIITRAIVAAVVIVGTVAVSLGASFGLSVLFWQHILGIDLHWMVLAMSVIILLAVGADYNLLLVARFREEVYAGMKTGIIRAMGGTGSVVTAAGLVFAFTMMSMAVSELIVIGQVGTTIGLGLLFDTLVVRSFMTPSIAVLLGRWFWWPQKPWEFEPPPSPVPAEETETEQLPAGRS, encoded by the coding sequence ATGAGCAATACGCATTCGGCGGCCGTCGAACGTCAGCCCAGCCCTAAGCGCGACCGCATTCCGTTGTGGATCCGGCGCTTGGCGGCACCGATCCTGTTGGCCTGGGTGGCCGGCATCGTGGTGCTCAACGTCGTCGTGCCCCAACTGGAAGTCGTCGGCGAGATGCGCACGGTGTCGATGTCGCCGGACAACGCGCCGTCGATGGTCGCGATGAAACGCATCGGCGCGGTGTTCGAGGAGTTCCAGTCGAACAGCTCGGTGATGATCGTGCTCGAGGGAGACCGCCCGCTCGGCGATCAGGACCACGAGTTCTACGACCGGATGGTCGCCAATCTGCGCGAGGACACCGACCACGTCGAACACGTCCAGGACTTCTGGGGCGACCCGCTGACCGCGTCCGGGTCGCAGAGTTCGGACAACCTGGCCGCCTACGTCCAGGTGTACCTGCGCGGCAATCAGGGCGAGAGCCTGGCCAACGAGTCGGTGCGCGCCGCCCAGGACATCGTGGCCGACACCGGCGACAAGCCGGAGGGACTCGACGTCTACGTCACCGGCCCGGCGGCGCTCTCGGCCGACCAGCACATCGCCGGTGACCGCAGCATGCAGATGATCACCGCGGTCACGTTCCTGGTGATCACGATCATGCTGCTGCTGGTGTACCGCTCCCTGGTGACGACGGTGATTGTGCTCGCCACGGTGGCGCTGACCCTGTCGGCGGCGCGCGGGGTGGTGGCCTTCCTCGGCTATCACGAGATCATCGGCCTCTCGACGTTCGCGACCAACCTGCTGGTCACGTTGGCGATCGCCGCCTCCACCGACTACGCGATCTTTTTGATCGGCCGATATCAGGAGGCCCGAACCCGGGGCATGGAACGGGTCACGGCCTTCTACGACATGTACCACGGCAGTGGTCACGTGATCCTGGGCTCCGGGCTGACGATCGCCGGCGCCACCTTCTGCCTGCACTTCACCAACCTGCCCTACTTCCGGTCGCTGGGTATCCCGCTGGCGATCGGCATGGTCACCGTGGTGGCGGCGGCGTTGACCATGGGCGCCGCGGTGGTGGCGATCGCCAGCCGGTTCCGGCTGCTGGAACCCAAACGCGCGATGCGGGTGCGCGGCTGGCGCAAGGTCGGCGCGGCGATCACCCGGTGGCCCGGACCCATCCTGGTCGCCACCATCGGGTTGTCGCTGATCGGGTTGCTCACCCTGCCCGGCTACCGGACCAGCTACAACGACCGCCAGTATTTGCCCGACGACCTTCCCGCCAACGTCGGGTACGCCGCCGCCGACCGGCACTTCCCGCAGGCGCGGATGAACCCCGAGTTGCTCATGATCGAGACCGATCACGACATGCGCAACCCGTCGGACTTCCTGGTCATCAACAAGATCGCCAAGGCCATCTTCCAGGTGGAGGGCATCGGCCGGGTGCAGGCGATCACCCGGCCGCTGGGCACCCCGATCGAGCACACCTCGATCCCGTTCCAGATCTCGATGAACGGTGTCACCCAGCAGATGAACCAGACGTATCAGCAGGACATGATGGCCGACATGCTCAAGCAGGCCGACGACATCCAGACCACCATCGACACGATGGAGGAGATGCAGTCGATCACCACGAGCATGGCCGACACCACGCACAGCATGGTCACCAAGATGCACTCGATGGTCCACGACATCGAGGGGATGCGGGACGCATTGGCCGACTTCGACGACTTCTTCCGGCCGATCCGCAACTATTTCTATTGGGAGCCACACTGTTTCGACATCCCGGTGTGCCACGCGCTGCGGTCGATCTTCGACGCGCTCGACGGGGTCGACCTGATGACCGAGGACTTCACCGACATCCTGCCGGACATGGACCGTCTCGATGAGCTGATGCCGCAGATGGTCGCGTTGATGCCGCGGATGATCTCGACGATGAAGAACATGAAGACCTACATGCTGACCATGTACCAGACCCAGAAGGGTCTGCAGGATCAGATGAACGCCATGCAGGAGAATTCGACCGCCATGGGCAAGGCGTTCGACGAGTCGAAGAACGACGACTCGTTCTACCTGCCGCCGGAGGCCTTCGACAACCCCGACTTCGAGCGCGGGATGAAGATGTTCCTCTCACCGGACGGACACGCGGTGCGCTTCATCATCTCCCACGAGGGAGATCCGATGTCCCCGGAGGGCATCAAGCACATCGAGCCGATCAAGACCGCCGCCAAGGAGGCGATCAAGGGCACCCCGCTGGAGGGGTCGACGATCTATCTGGCCGGCACCGCGGCCACCTTCAAGGACATGTCCGAGGGCAGCGCGATCGACCTGATGATCGCCGGGCTCGCCTCGCTGGCGTTGATCTTCATCATCATGTTGATCATCACCCGAGCGATCGTGGCGGCCGTGGTGATCGTGGGCACGGTGGCGGTCTCCCTGGGCGCCTCGTTCGGGTTGTCGGTGCTGTTCTGGCAGCACATCCTCGGCATCGACCTGCACTGGATGGTGCTGGCGATGTCGGTGATCATCCTGTTGGCCGTCGGTGCCGACTACAACCTGTTGCTGGTGGCGCGCTTCCGCGAAGAGGTCTACGCCGGGATGAAGACCGGCATCATCCGTGCCATGGGGGGGACCGGATCGGTCGTCACCGCGGCCGGGTTGGTGTTCGCGTTCACCATGATGTCGATGGCGGTCTCCGAGCTGATCGTCATCGGCCAGGTGGGCACCACGATCGGGCTGGGTCTGCTCTTCGACACGCTGGTGGTGCGCTCGTTTATGACCCCGTCGATCGCGGTGCTGTTGGGCCGCTGGTTCTGGTGGCCGCAGAAGCCGTGGGAGTTCGAGCCGCCCCCGTCGCCGGTTCCGGCCGAGGAGACCGAGACCGAGCAGTTGCCGGCCGGCCGGTCGTAA
- a CDS encoding YdeI/OmpD-associated family protein, with protein sequence MTSRSVPGGVVHALPDDLHAALVADPAILAAWCDITPLARNEFICWVEDAKQATTRRRRIRRTGEELAEGKRRPCCWPGCRHRERTGRP encoded by the coding sequence ATGACCAGCCGCTCGGTTCCCGGCGGGGTGGTGCACGCGCTGCCCGACGACCTGCACGCCGCGCTGGTCGCCGATCCGGCGATCCTGGCCGCGTGGTGCGACATCACACCGCTGGCCCGCAACGAATTCATCTGCTGGGTCGAGGACGCCAAGCAGGCGACGACCCGCCGGCGCCGCATCCGCCGCACCGGTGAGGAACTCGCCGAGGGCAAGCGCCGGCCGTGCTGCTGGCCGGGGTGCCGGCACCGGGAGCGCACCGGCAGGCCGTGA
- a CDS encoding DUF732 domain-containing protein — MRATVFAALAALPVALAVPAHADDVDSEFNRQLQTYGIYAPKDKNAYLAKITCHRLGTHLDANAAESIGFLSKNLDRHSTEAQKWQFLGTSITTYCPDLSYVVEQAAAQH, encoded by the coding sequence ATGCGCGCAACGGTGTTCGCCGCGCTCGCGGCGCTTCCCGTGGCGTTGGCTGTCCCGGCGCACGCCGACGACGTCGACTCCGAGTTCAACAGGCAGTTGCAGACCTACGGCATCTACGCGCCGAAGGACAAGAACGCCTACCTGGCCAAGATCACCTGCCACCGGCTGGGCACCCACCTGGATGCCAACGCCGCGGAGTCGATCGGCTTTTTGAGCAAGAACCTCGATCGGCACAGCACCGAGGCGCAGAAATGGCAATTCCTGGGCACCTCGATCACCACCTACTGCCCGGATCTGAGCTACGTCGTGGAGCAGGCGGCCGCCCAACACTGA
- a CDS encoding DUF5078 domain-containing protein, producing the protein MITRTALALRAAGTALAVGLAAPVFAGPAAADSTDDYPIPRRIIATDCTAEQILAAARDFKPIYYDRYMADYNNKSPDVQQRTRDKFHWFFSISPAERRAYSEEMATNIYHDPLVFDWPNHAKIFFNNKGVAAAETENCMNYPADDPSVWIR; encoded by the coding sequence ATGATCACCAGGACCGCTCTCGCGCTGCGTGCCGCCGGCACCGCACTGGCGGTGGGGCTGGCCGCGCCGGTGTTCGCCGGGCCGGCCGCCGCCGACTCCACCGACGACTACCCGATCCCGCGGCGCATCATCGCCACCGACTGCACCGCCGAGCAGATCCTGGCAGCGGCACGCGACTTCAAACCGATCTACTACGACCGCTACATGGCCGACTACAACAACAAGTCCCCCGACGTGCAGCAGCGCACCCGCGACAAGTTCCACTGGTTCTTCTCGATCAGCCCGGCTGAGCGGCGCGCCTACTCCGAGGAGATGGCGACCAACATCTACCACGACCCGTTGGTGTTCGACTGGCCCAACCACGCCAAGATCTTCTTCAACAACAAGGGTGTGGCCGCCGCGGAGACCGAGAACTGCATGAACTACCCCGCCGACGACCCCTCGGTGTGGATCCGATGA
- a CDS encoding DNA repair helicase XPB: MTDGPLIVQSDKTVLLEVDHERAGDARAAIAPFAELERAPEHIHTYRITPLALWNARAAGHDAEQVVDGLVSYSRYAVPQPLLVDIVDTMARYGRLQLVKSPVHGLILVSLDRAVLEEVLRNKKIAPMLGERIDDDTVAVHPSERGRIKQLLLKIGWPAEDLAGYVDGEAHPIGLTQDGWQLRDYQQMATDAFWAGGSGVVVLPCGAGKTLVGAAAMATARATTLILVTNTVAGRQWKRELLARTTLTEDEIGEYSGERKEIRPVTIATYQVITRRTKGEYRHLELFDSRDWGLIIYDEVHLLPAPVFRMTADLQSRRRLGLTATLIREDGREGDVFSLIGPKRYDAPWKDIEAQGWIAPAECIEVRVTMTDNERMLYATAEPDERYRLCSTAHSKIAVVRSILAKHPGEQTLVIGAYLDQLEELGDRLDAPIIQGSTKTAAREALFDAFRRGEITTLVVSKVANFSIDLPEAAVAVQVSGTFGSRQEEAQRLGRLLRPKADGGGAVFYSVVSRDSLDADYAAHRQRFLAEQGYGYLIQDADDLLGPAV, translated from the coding sequence ATGACCGATGGACCGCTCATCGTGCAGTCCGACAAGACGGTGCTGCTCGAGGTCGACCACGAGCGGGCCGGGGACGCGCGGGCGGCGATCGCGCCGTTCGCCGAACTGGAACGCGCCCCCGAACACATCCACACCTACCGGATCACCCCGCTGGCGTTGTGGAACGCCCGCGCCGCCGGACACGACGCCGAACAGGTCGTCGACGGGCTGGTCAGCTACTCCCGCTACGCGGTGCCGCAGCCGCTGCTGGTCGACATCGTCGACACCATGGCCCGCTACGGCCGCCTGCAGCTGGTCAAGAGCCCGGTCCACGGGCTGATCCTGGTCAGCCTCGACCGGGCGGTGCTCGAAGAGGTGCTGCGCAACAAGAAGATCGCCCCGATGCTCGGCGAGCGCATCGACGACGACACCGTGGCGGTGCATCCCAGCGAGCGCGGCCGCATCAAACAGCTGCTGCTCAAGATCGGCTGGCCCGCCGAGGACCTGGCCGGCTACGTCGACGGCGAGGCCCACCCGATCGGGTTGACCCAGGACGGCTGGCAGCTGCGCGACTATCAACAGATGGCGACCGACGCGTTCTGGGCGGGCGGCTCCGGCGTGGTGGTGCTGCCGTGCGGCGCGGGCAAAACGCTGGTCGGCGCCGCGGCCATGGCCACCGCGCGGGCCACGACGCTGATCCTGGTCACCAACACCGTGGCCGGACGCCAATGGAAACGCGAACTGCTGGCGCGCACCACGCTGACCGAGGACGAGATCGGCGAGTACTCCGGGGAGCGCAAGGAGATCCGGCCGGTCACGATCGCCACCTACCAGGTGATCACCCGGCGCACCAAGGGCGAGTACCGCCACCTGGAGCTCTTCGACAGCCGCGACTGGGGGCTGATCATCTACGACGAGGTGCATCTGCTGCCCGCCCCGGTGTTCCGGATGACCGCCGATCTGCAGTCGCGACGGCGGCTCGGGCTGACCGCCACCCTGATCCGCGAGGACGGCCGCGAAGGCGACGTGTTCTCGTTGATCGGACCGAAACGCTACGACGCCCCGTGGAAGGACATCGAGGCCCAGGGCTGGATCGCCCCCGCCGAGTGCATCGAGGTGCGGGTGACGATGACCGACAACGAGCGGATGCTCTACGCCACCGCCGAACCCGACGAACGCTACCGGCTGTGCTCGACCGCGCACTCCAAGATCGCGGTGGTGCGCTCGATCCTGGCCAAGCACCCCGGGGAGCAGACGCTGGTGATCGGCGCCTACCTCGACCAGTTGGAGGAACTCGGCGACCGGCTCGACGCCCCGATCATCCAGGGGTCGACCAAGACGGCCGCCCGCGAGGCGCTGTTCGACGCGTTCCGTCGCGGCGAGATCACCACCCTGGTGGTCTCCAAGGTCGCCAACTTCTCCATCGACCTGCCCGAGGCCGCGGTGGCGGTGCAGGTGTCGGGGACGTTCGGGTCCCGCCAGGAGGAGGCCCAGCGGTTGGGCCGGCTGCTGCGCCCCAAGGCCGACGGCGGCGGCGCGGTGTTCTACTCGGTCGTCTCCCGCGATAGCCTCGACGCCGATTACGCCGCGCATCGGCAGCGGTTCCTCGCCGAGCAGGGCTACGGCTATCTCATCCAGGACGCCGACGACCTGCTCGGCCCGGCCGTGTGA